TCTTACATAAAAGTCCATGGCCTTCGGACGAATTTTCTTTGGAACAATGGCTTGTGGGTCAAAATCACGGGTACGCTTGAAAGCTCCGGTAAGCTGTACCAAACTTTGCTCGATCATTTTCACTGATTCCCAGCATTCTACCACGCGGACCCAGGTACGGTCCCAGCAATCGCCAACTGTGCCCATTTTGCCTTCACCAATCGGTACCTCAAAATCCAACTCTGGATAGACCGAATATCCGTCAACTTTTCGGAGATCATAACGCAAACCCGAGCCTCGGAGCATTGGCCCTGTGCAGCCATAGTTGATCGCAACAGGTAGCGGCAATACGCCCACATTGGCAGTACGCTGGATGAATATTTTGTTTTCGACTACAAGTTGTTGCAATTCAACCAGTTTTGGCTTCAAATATTGAACAAATTCCAGGCATCGTTCTTCAAAACCCACAGGAAGATCGTAAAATAACCCTCCTATCCAGACATAATTATAAAGCATTCTCGCCCCGCATGTCCATTCCAGCAGTCGCAAGATCTGCTCACGATCCCGCATCATCCATAAAAACGGCGTATAAGCGCCAATATCCATAGCATAAGTACCGAGCGCGACAAAGTGAGAGGCCAGCCGGTTCAGCTCTGCCACCACTACCCTGATATATTCAATGCGTTTTGGAATGTCATTCTCGATACCCAGCATTCGTTCCACGCCCATTACATAAGCATGCTCAGAGTTCATGGCCGCCACATAATCCATACGGTCCACATAGGGTATGATCTGGTTAAATGGCAATGCTTCCGCATGCTTTTCGAAGCACCTGTGCAGGTAACCGAGGTGTGGTACCACATCCACCACCACTTCCCCATCCGTCACCACTTCCAGTCGCAGAACCCCATGAGTAGAAGGGTGTTGCGGCCCCATATTCAAAATCATTTCCTCAGTACGAAGACTTTCGGAGTTGTATTTTGTGGGGGCAGAAACCTTTAAATATTCGGGCTTGTATTCGTATTGTATAGAATTGCTCATCGCTCTAAAATCTGACTAACTTTTGATCATGAACCTCTACTTTCAATGGCCCGATCGGTCTTCCTTCGTTGTGAAGACGATCGACAGCCGTCACATAGTAGACATAACGTTTGCCAGATTCGGCACTCATATCCACAAATTGCTCCCCTTCATAGCACATTCCAATGATGCGCCTTGGGTCGTGGGCTGTTGCTTTTTCTTCGGGTGGAAACCGATAGATCACATAGTACCAGGCCCGGTCCCCGTCCGCCGCAGCGTCTGGCTTTTCCCAGGTAAGTTCAATGCCTTTCGACAACAACGTCGCTTTCAGGCTTTTGGGAGAAAGTGGCGGAACGCGATCTTTCCAAGGCATTGTCGGAACCAGGGCCGGATACTTGAAAAAATCCCTGCGCAACGAATCCACAAAACCCAGGCTGTTGCCCCGCAAAGAGCGAGAGCTGAAAAAGATAGCCCCATCCGTCTCATTTTCCCTGAAATAACGGATCTGGTTAGGAATTTCCACCGGGTTGGACCAATGCGTATCTTTATCCTTATATCCGACACGGTAAGCCCCCATACCTATATACAAGTGTCGCTCGTGATTGTTTTCAGTCCACCAATCCACCAGGTTCTTATATGGTACTCTTCCAAAACCGGAAGAAAAATAAACCTGCGGCGCTATATAATCAACCCAGCCTTCCTTCACCCATTTCCGGCTGTCAGCAAAAAGGTCATCATAAGAGGCCAGCGCGCCGAAAGTTTTCGATCCTTCTGCATCCCGGTCTTTATTTCGCCAGACACCAAATGGGCTGATACCGAATTTTAGTTTAGGTTTGGTGGCTTCAAGTGCGTCATGAATTTGTTTTACCAATAAATCCACATTGTGTCTTCTCCAATCTGCTTTATTGGTGTAGCCGTCGCTGTACTTTCTGAACGTCGCTTCATCCTGTATTACCTGTCCCGGAGCTGCATATGGATAAAAATAATCGTCAAAATGAATGCCGTCCACATCATAGTTCTTGGCAACATTAACGGTCATCTCAGTAATGAATTTGCGGACTTCGGGGATTCCAAAATCAAACAATTTATATCCGTCATAAGTCAGGATCCATTCGGGATGCAGCTTACTGATGTTCTCGGAAGAGATACTAGTGGAAGATTTGTGAACCAGCCTGTTCAGATTCAGCCAGGCGTGAAATTCCAATCCGCGCTTATGTGCCTCTCCGATCATAAAATCCAGCGGGTCCCACATGGGGTCCGGCTGCCTGCCTTGTCTGCCGGTCAACCACTCTGACCAGGGCTCAGGACTTTTGGCATAAAACGCATCTCCCGCCGCACGAACCTGCACGAATACCGCATTCATTCCGACTCTTTTATGAAAATCCAGAAGTGCGGAAAACTCTTCCTGCTGCTCTTCTGGTTCAAGATTTTTACTGCTAGGCCAATCGATATTATCAACAGTAGCTATCCAAACCGCTCTGAATTCTCTTTTGGGAGGTAAAATATTTTCAGTTTCCGCAGATTGGGCAATGCAACTTTCCATTAAAAACATCATGAGTGTAAGGGAAAGCGCAACTATTTTAATTTTTTTCACTATCTAACCAATGCAAAATGTTAATCCAACCAAAGTAACGTAATTTGGAACAAAGTTAGCCGAGAACACACTTAAATTCATGTAATGAGGGTTTGAATTGCCCTCCTCAATGATTTTACGGATTCCGACAGCATTCTTGTCTTTGTCATATTTTGACCTCTTAAAAGTCGTCTGCGCTTTCAGAAACGGCAAAGAAACAAACGACAGATTGTTGTAATTGTGAATAATTTTTCTGCATATTTATTGTGTAATTACAAGGATTTTTGTGACTTAAAGGAAACACCACTCTTTGCAAATGCAGCTAGTAACGTTTAAACCTGTATCCCGTATTGGAACCATTTGTCAAAACCACTAAGAAAAACGTCCTGTTTGAAATTGCATGGGAGGTTTGTAATCAAGTTGGAGGAATTTATACTGTTATAAGGACAAAGGTGCCGGCAATGGTTGAAAAGTGGGATGATAACTACTTTTTACTTGGCCCTTATTTCGAAAAAAAAGCATCATCCGAATTTGAAATAATCACTGACCTGGACGATTCCCCGGCCGGTCGTGTCGTGAAAAGAATGCGCGAGATGGGTTATACCCTTTTCTACGGCTACTGGCTGGTAACAGGAAAGCCGCGCGTCGTATTATTTGAGCTGGACAGCATTGCTCCTGAACTGGACACGATCAAGTTTAACCTCTGGGAGCGCAGCCGCATTCCGACGATCAATGTTGAGCCGCTGGTAAACCAGACACTTTGCTTTGGGGAATTAGTGCGCATTTTCCTGAAAGAGTATGCGGAAGAAAATGCCAAGCGGGAAGAAATTTACGCACAATTTCACGAATGGATGGCCAGCAGCGGTCTGCCGGATCTCAAACGTGACAATGTAAAAATCGCCACTACTTTCACTACCCACGCTACCATGCTGGGCAGGTACCTGGCACAAAATGTGGCTGGTTTTTACGGCAAGCTACCATTTTTTGACTGGGAACAAGAGGCCAAAAACTACGGTATTCTCGCACAATGCTCTGTCGAAAGGCAGGCGGCGCTCAGTGCCCATGTGCTGACCACAGTGAGTGACGTCACCGCCAGGGAATGTGAAGTTTTCCTGGGTAGAATGCCGGATCTTGTTACACCTAATGGTCTGAATGTTGTTCGTTTTCAAGCCGTACACGAATTCCAGAATCTGCATTTAAAACACAAGGAGCGAATTCACGAGTTTGTATTGGGCCACTTTTTCCCAAGCTACTCTTTCGATCTTGACAAAACGCTTTACTTCTTCACGTCGGGCAGGTACGAGTACAGCAACAAAGGTTACGACCTTACATTGGAAGCACTGGCGAGGCTGAACTGGAAAATGGTGCAGGCAGGAATGGACATGACGGTGGTGATGTTCATTGTAACTAAACAGCCTTATTATTCCGTCAACCCCGACGTTTTACAGTCCAGGGCCGTTTTGAATGAATTGCAGGAAACCTGTACGGCGATTGAAAAGGAAGTGGGTGAAAAACTTTTCCTTGCTACCGCTTCCGGAGCCGATCACAAAATGCCCGATCTCAATAATTTCGTTGATGAATACTGGCGACTAAGATTGAGAAGAACTATTCAGAGCTGGAAAACCGATAAACTCCCCGCATTCGTAACGCACGATTTGAAAGAAGAGGACGGTATTACTGATTTCTGTAAAAGAGCAAATCTGGTCAACAACGAGCGTGACCGGGTGAAGATCGTTTACCACCCTGACTTTATATCTTCCACCAATCCACTTTTTGGCTTGGATTATGGCCAGTTTGTGCGCGGTTGCCATTTGGGCGTTTTCCCAAGTTATTATGAACCATGGGGTTACACACCTTTGGAATGCGTGGTAAGGGGTGTACCAACAGTAACCAGTGACTTGTCAGGCTTCGGGGATTACATCATGCAGATTATGCGGGATTATGAAAACCGCGGTATCTACGTGATCAACAGGAAATCGCAGACATTCTCGCAGGCAGCTGACCAGCTCGCTGATATTCTTTTCAAATTTGTAAGAATGCAACGCCGCGACCGCATCATGCAGCGTAACCGCGTCGAAAACATTTCTGACGTCTTCGACTGGATGAATTTGCGGTCTTATTACGATACTGCACATGATCTGGCGGCTAAGAGGCGGAAGCCGTAAGTTGCTTACAAAATAGTATTGCTAAAAAAGCCATTGATATCTACACATATCAATGGCTTTTGCATTAAATGGCTCATTATCAGCAATTCTATCGTACTCAGTCCAAGAATTAATACCGGTAATTTAAAATCAAATTTTAAATTACCGGTATTAATTTCCAAGTTTTCGCGATGCTCATAACCAAAAAAATGCAACTCCCAATTCTGAACATCTTTTTATAGCATATAAGAAATTCGTTAACTTCCAAAATAGAAATCAAGAGCTGGTATCTTTGTATATCTCCCTTATAAATTCGTTAAATGACAATAACACAGGATCAGAGATTTAAAGTACTTGCCAACCGTATCGAAAAAGAATTCCCTGGTTCGACAGTTAGTGCTACATTTTTTCCCTCTCAGGCCGTTTCTTTAGAGATTCGTTTTGAAAATCGTTTTTTCATCATTGATTATTCATCCTCTTTGGGTTATGGAGTCGATGAGTTGAAAGGATCAAAAGACGAAGCTTTCAATTCCGGATACACATACTGTTATACTGATTTTGATGAGACAGTAAATAGTCTGTACAAATTGCTAAATAACTGTTTATATCAAGCCAAACTTTAATATCAAATTACTATCAATCAATGAATTACGTAGAAGTAGATTTAAAAGTAGATTCGGAATTTTCGGAAATATTGATGGCGGAGCTGGGTGAGGCTGGTTTTGAGTCATTTGTAGAAACAGATGAAGGGTTACTCGCATACATTCCGGAAGGCGATTTTGACGAAAATAACCTGAATGAAATCACTGCCAAATACCAGGATTTAACGACAATAGCCGCAACCTGGAAATCGTTAGAAAGAAGAAATTGGAACGAAGAGTGGGAAAAAAGTTACGAACCCATTGAAGTAGGTGACCAAATCCGGGTAAGGGCCACATTTCACGAGCCGGATCCTGCATTCCAATATGACCTGCTGATCCAGCCCAAAATGTCATTCGGCACCGGGCACCATGAAACTACCTGGCTGGTTATGAATGAGCAACTTAGCCTTCCGCACGAAGGCTTGTCAGTGATGGATGTGGGGTGCGGAACAGGTATACTGGCGATTTTGGCTTCTAAACTCGGTGCGGCAAATTTGCTCGGTTTCGACATTGATGAGTGGGCCGTGGAAAATACCCGTGAAAATTTCGCAATGAACAATCTTTCGGCAACTGCGGACGTATTTCAGGGAACAATTACGGGGGTACCAGCAGGGCGAATTTTCGGTGGAATACTGGCGAACATTAACCGTAACATATTATTGAGTGAGATCCCCAAATATGTAGCACATCTCAGCCCGGGCGGATGGCTGGTTACAAGCGGCTTTTACGAAACAGATCAGGCTGATATTGAGCAATGTGCCGAGGAAAGCGGTTTGAAAAAATTAAGATCAAATACTCGAAATCAATGGGCGACCGTTGTATTTGAAAAGCTTTAATACTGGCTGTATTATTAAAAGCCAATAACCCATGAAAATCATTCGTTTTGCGCTAATACTTTACCTGCTGACGCTTATTGGAGAAACTGCATCCGCCCAGAATCTGAAACTTTCGGATGAACCCGGGCAATTTATGGTGCAGTTCCGTAAACTCATGGACGGCAGCCGCAACCCGCAATATATCCGGGCGGCGGCACAGATGGATAGCATCTGGATGTCGGCGATAAGTGCTCCGCAGCAAGCGAAATTCATTGGTATCATCAAAACACAGGTCGCAAAGGGGCAAAAAGCAGGCCCCGTACTCTTCCTTCTGACGAGAAATACGCATTCTTTTGCCAAACAATCTCCTGAAAACCTGGACGGATTCTTGAACCTGGCGACCATTTCCGGGGAGAAATACGACGGGAAATCTTTACAAAAAGTGCTGGAAACGATACGTTCCGTTCATGAAAGCAATAAACTTTACGCTGCTAATTACAATTCACTGTACTTGCTCAGTGGTACTTATCAATACCGCTTTGATACAACAAATGCAGCTGCTGCTAACGTAGAAGCTAACATTGCGGCAGCTAATGACAGCTGGAATACGCCTGTGGACACCAATTTTGTGATAGCGCCCAAGTCCAATCCCTTACCTATTGTTGCAGGCGCACTGATGGATTTGCAAAATGCCACTTTTGCAATGGTTGCCGGCGGAGACTCCGTTGTTTTCGGCCCTGCGAATGGAAGCGTGTCTTTGAAAGACGGAATTTTTGTTGGTAAAAACGGGAAGTTTAATTGGCAGGCAGCAGGTGATTCGACCATTTACGCTGATCTGGATAGTTATTCATTCAATATCTCTCAGCCGAAACTCGTCGCTGAAAATGTCACGCTTCATCACGAGCGGCAACTTGCGGCGCCAATAAAAGGTACATTAGAATATCGGGGCGTCAAGAAAATAAAGGGTCAGCCGGTACCTTACCCTCGTTTTGTATCAAATACCATTGATGCAAAATTGAAGGAAAATCGTAAAAACATTGACTACAAAGGCGGATTTTCATTGATCGGGACTAAAATGTACAGTTCCTCGCTCAGCGACCTGCCTTCTACCATTAAGGTGAAATATAAGGATCAGCTGGCTTTCAAGGTACTTTCCAAAAAGTTTGTGCTGGAAGATTCCGTGATTTCGTCCTCATTTACCACTTTTTCAATGCCTTTGGGTGCCGATTCGCTCTACCACCCCGGTGTTACATTTAAATATAATGACGATGAGGGTCTCGTAAAACTCGGTCGTGCTGACAAAACAGACTACGCGCCGCTTCCCTATAAGGATTCGTATCATAAAATGAACATCTGGTCGCAGGCAATGCGATGGCGGTTTCCTACCCTCAAAGTCGAATTTCTGCGCATTGATGGCAAGCAGGTGGTTCCGGTGAGTTTGGAGTCTTACGATTATTTCAAAAAGGAGCGCTTCAAGGATATCAGCAAAGAGTATGGCTTCCAGCCGCTCATTATGGCTGCTAACTATACCCAGACCCAGAAAAAATCTGCATTCCTTCCCGACGAGCTGGCAAAGCAATTCAAACTGAATCCTGTTATCATCAGGAATGCTTTACAGCGACTGACATTGGCAGAATACTTTGTTTATAACAAAGAAACGGACGAATATGCGCTGAGCAAAAAGGGTGTATTATATGTACTCGCTAACCTGGACAGGGCCGATTACGACAATTTTCAGGTCGCCTCACAGTACACAGCCAATGAAGAAGTAGCCAATGCGACCATTTATTTGCCTGATACTTTGCTTACGGTTCTGGGCGTTGGCAGGTTCGTAGTGAGTGATTCCCTGAAAATATTTGCTGTTCCATCCGATAAAAAACTGGTTATCGGGAAAAACAGAAATTTCACATTGAATGGACAAATGGTAGCGTCCAACTATCAGTTCCGGGGCCAGAACATCAAATTTGACTACAATCAGTTCTTTGTCAATGTCGCTCCGTCTGACTCCATCACCTTTACCCCGCGCGAAAAATTCGCAAAAGGACAGAAAGGCGAAGTGGGTGGGCACGTGAAGTATGACAAAGGTGGTACATTCTATTTGAGTGATCCCAAGAACAAATCTGGTCTGCAAAAAGGGGTCAAAAAGTCGCCACGGTTGGTGGTAGAAGATGGTATGACGGTGTATTTCGACCAACCTGAGCGCGGTACTGTGCTTTATCCGCGGGAAGTGTTCTTCAAAATTCCCAAGATCGATATGGGCGGGCTGGATGAGCGCGATGTGATTTTTGAAGGAAATTTCAATTCGAATGGCATCATCCCTCCTATTAACACCATCTTGAAAAGTATGCCCGACAACTCGCTCGGGTTCGAATACAAGCCTCCTGTTACCGATATCAAGCTCTACGGCGGCAAGGCGCTCGCTAAGTTTACGGATACATTGACCATGGACAATAGCGGCTTACATTCAAAAGCGATTCTGAAGTACATGTCGGCCTCCATGACCGCCAAGAATGTACTGCTTACCTCCGATTCACTCATGGCGTCGGGTGATGTAGCAAGCATTAAGGAAGCCACGATCGGCAAAGGCTATTTTCCGGGTGTGGAACTGAAAGATTATGCATTGAAATGGTACCCTAATGCTGATAGTATGTTTATCAACACGCAGGGTAAGTCATTTTCATTTTATAAAGGCACTACCAGTCTCGAAGGAAGTCTTTTGCTGCGCTCGACGGGCTTATATGGAAATGGAAAACTAAAAAGGGCTGATTCTGAGCTTTCCTCTCCTGATATCAAATTCAATAAGGATGGTTTTCTGGCCAATCGCTCCTCGTTTGCGATCAATAGCGGCGACCTGAAAGCTACCAAGAAGCTGCTCACCGGTAATAATGTCAACATTGATTTCAATTTCAAAACTGGAATCGCCAACTTTTTGACTGACGAAACTGGTTTTGGTAGTGATTCATCCGGTATGCAGATTCCGACGGCTTCGTACCAGACATTGATAGGAAGCGCGAAATGGGACATGACCAAAAAGACAATCCTGATGAAAGGTTTTGGTGAAACTTCCTCGTATACGTCGATGGACCCGGATCAGGAAGGACTGACTTTCAATGGCTCCGAGGCCATTTATGACATTGAAAAAGTGACGTTGAACATCAAAGGTGTGCCTTTTATTCAAACCGCCGACGTTAAAATCATTCCCGACAGTGGTATGGTCAGTGTCGATAGCAAAGGCAAGATCAGCCCTTTGAAAAAGGCGCGCATTGAAATTGATACATTAAAAACATCGCACCGGATGCGTGATGCCGACATTCGCATTACCTCGCGTAACCATTTTGAAGGCTCAGCTACATATCAATACATTACAGCAAGAAAAGACACTTTCAATATCAAAATGCAGAATTTTGAACTGGTTGAAATGGGTGCGACCGGAGAAGGAAAACGGTCTCGCAATGATAACAAAGCACCTGCTACCGCAAAGTATTATACAACCGCCCGGGCTGACATCAAGGAAACAGAAAACCTGATCCTTTCCCCACGTATTCAATACAAAGGCGGCATTAACCTCATCGCCTACGAACCGTCCTTGCAACTCGATGGTTTTGTAAAACCCATCATCAAGTTCAGGAAGAATTTCCAAAGTTCATGGATCGTTTATAAAGAATCTCCCGGCGAGACAATCGCTATCAAGATCAATAAAGATCTCAAAAACGAGCATGAAATACCGCTTTCTGTGGGCTTGCATTATAATGAAACGCGTGGCATGTACATGAGTTTCTTGTCGCCAAAGGAATCGGATGGGGATGAAGATATTTACCAGGCACAAGGCGCATTGAACTACGATGAAGATGCCAAAGCATTCAAAGTTAACCCGCCGCCAGGCGCCGACGGCTTGATAGATGAGGCTAATGCCCTGCAATTCGATGATAAAACGGGACTTGCGACTTTCTCAGGACCATTTAAACTGACGGCTGCCGACTGGCTACAAACCGTGGGTACTGCGGAAGTGCAGGTAGATAGTGCCAAATTCGGGTTCAATACAATGTTATTGATGAAAATGCCCGCGCTTGAACCGATCGCACAACCCATGGTTGCCAAAATCGTGGAAACAAATCTGGAAGAACAGAATAGTACTGCTGCCGACGACGATGCGGATCAGCTGAATCAGAAATTGTCAGCATTGATCGGATCAAAAGCGACGGATGCTTACATTAAACTGACGGCTGCCGGTTACAAACCACTTTTTGAAGCTTCACCAATTTTGGACGTTCCGATGGTTTTATCCAATGTAAATCTCCGCTGGTCGGCCGCGCATAACGCTTATTACTCACAGGGACCGATTGGAGTTGCCCATTTCGGCCGTAATAATGTGAATGCGCAAATGGATGGTGTACTCGAAATTCGCCGGGGCGTGGAAGGCGACGAGTTCAGTCTCTATTTGCAG
The genomic region above belongs to Dyadobacter pollutisoli and contains:
- a CDS encoding NADH-quinone oxidoreductase subunit D, translated to MSNSIQYEYKPEYLKVSAPTKYNSESLRTEEMILNMGPQHPSTHGVLRLEVVTDGEVVVDVVPHLGYLHRCFEKHAEALPFNQIIPYVDRMDYVAAMNSEHAYVMGVERMLGIENDIPKRIEYIRVVVAELNRLASHFVALGTYAMDIGAYTPFLWMMRDREQILRLLEWTCGARMLYNYVWIGGLFYDLPVGFEERCLEFVQYLKPKLVELQQLVVENKIFIQRTANVGVLPLPVAINYGCTGPMLRGSGLRYDLRKVDGYSVYPELDFEVPIGEGKMGTVGDCWDRTWVRVVECWESVKMIEQSLVQLTGAFKRTRDFDPQAIVPKKIRPKAMDFYVRAENPKGELGFYFRTDGRSDIPVRCKARACSFNNLSVIGEMSKGSLLADLVAIIGSIDVVMGEVDR
- a CDS encoding glycoside hydrolase family 10 protein, translating into MKKIKIVALSLTLMMFLMESCIAQSAETENILPPKREFRAVWIATVDNIDWPSSKNLEPEEQQEEFSALLDFHKRVGMNAVFVQVRAAGDAFYAKSPEPWSEWLTGRQGRQPDPMWDPLDFMIGEAHKRGLEFHAWLNLNRLVHKSSTSISSENISKLHPEWILTYDGYKLFDFGIPEVRKFITEMTVNVAKNYDVDGIHFDDYFYPYAAPGQVIQDEATFRKYSDGYTNKADWRRHNVDLLVKQIHDALEATKPKLKFGISPFGVWRNKDRDAEGSKTFGALASYDDLFADSRKWVKEGWVDYIAPQVYFSSGFGRVPYKNLVDWWTENNHERHLYIGMGAYRVGYKDKDTHWSNPVEIPNQIRYFRENETDGAIFFSSRSLRGNSLGFVDSLRRDFFKYPALVPTMPWKDRVPPLSPKSLKATLLSKGIELTWEKPDAAADGDRAWYYVIYRFPPEEKATAHDPRRIIGMCYEGEQFVDMSAESGKRYVYYVTAVDRLHNEGRPIGPLKVEVHDQKLVRF
- a CDS encoding glycosyltransferase yields the protein MEPFVKTTKKNVLFEIAWEVCNQVGGIYTVIRTKVPAMVEKWDDNYFLLGPYFEKKASSEFEIITDLDDSPAGRVVKRMREMGYTLFYGYWLVTGKPRVVLFELDSIAPELDTIKFNLWERSRIPTINVEPLVNQTLCFGELVRIFLKEYAEENAKREEIYAQFHEWMASSGLPDLKRDNVKIATTFTTHATMLGRYLAQNVAGFYGKLPFFDWEQEAKNYGILAQCSVERQAALSAHVLTTVSDVTARECEVFLGRMPDLVTPNGLNVVRFQAVHEFQNLHLKHKERIHEFVLGHFFPSYSFDLDKTLYFFTSGRYEYSNKGYDLTLEALARLNWKMVQAGMDMTVVMFIVTKQPYYSVNPDVLQSRAVLNELQETCTAIEKEVGEKLFLATASGADHKMPDLNNFVDEYWRLRLRRTIQSWKTDKLPAFVTHDLKEEDGITDFCKRANLVNNERDRVKIVYHPDFISSTNPLFGLDYGQFVRGCHLGVFPSYYEPWGYTPLECVVRGVPTVTSDLSGFGDYIMQIMRDYENRGIYVINRKSQTFSQAADQLADILFKFVRMQRRDRIMQRNRVENISDVFDWMNLRSYYDTAHDLAAKRRKP
- the prmA gene encoding 50S ribosomal protein L11 methyltransferase, which gives rise to MNYVEVDLKVDSEFSEILMAELGEAGFESFVETDEGLLAYIPEGDFDENNLNEITAKYQDLTTIAATWKSLERRNWNEEWEKSYEPIEVGDQIRVRATFHEPDPAFQYDLLIQPKMSFGTGHHETTWLVMNEQLSLPHEGLSVMDVGCGTGILAILASKLGAANLLGFDIDEWAVENTRENFAMNNLSATADVFQGTITGVPAGRIFGGILANINRNILLSEIPKYVAHLSPGGWLVTSGFYETDQADIEQCAEESGLKKLRSNTRNQWATVVFEKL